Within Parafrankia discariae, the genomic segment CCAGAGTTTCAACTGAGTGCAATTTGTGAGGTCTACTTTTTAGCAGGTGGGCGCAGGTCACACAACCCTCGATTTGACCTGGCGGGGGGTGTGGTGCGGGTGGGTCGGGGTGGCGGGTGTGGTGGCGGGTGTGGTGGGTCGGCGGGGGTGTGGGGGTGGGTCGGGGCCCTCTTGCGTTCTTTGACTCGGTCTAACTATGGTGTGCGGGGCGGGGCCTTGTGCAGGTGCCTGAGGCGTCTGGGTGCCGTCCGGTCGAGTTCACAGGCGCACACGGGCGTCGCTGGCGTCGCGGTGCGGGTGGAAGGGAGAGCGGCGGAGTGCATCAACCTATGGCGGGCGTCAAGATGGTCGAGGTCGCCCAGTTCACGTTCACTCCGGCGGCGGGGGGTGTCCTGGCCGAGTGGGGCGCCGATGTGATCAAGGTGGAGCACGCGGAGGCCGGGGACGCGCAGCGGGGGATGGTGAACCATCCCAAGGACGGCACGTTCCAGCCGCTGATGGATCATCCCAACCGGGGCAAGCGCAGTATCGGCCTGGACCTGGCGACCCCGGGCGGGTACGAGATCCTGCTCGAGCTGTGCCGGGACGCCGACGTGTTCCTGACGAACTTCCTGCCGGCCGCGCGGGCCCGGCTACACCTCGACGTCGCCGACATCCGCAAGGCCAACCCGGACATCATCTACGTGCGGGGCTCCGCGCACGGCCAGCGCGGGCCGTGGGCGGAGAAGGGCGGCTACGACGGGTCGGCGTTCTGGTGCCGGATGGGCAGCGCCTGGGGTGTCACCCCCCCGGACTCCCCCCGCGTGGTCACCATGCCCGCCGGCGCCTACGGCGACTCCACCGGCGGGATGACGATCGCCGGCGGGATCGCCGCCGCCCTCTACGGCCGCGCCACCACCGGGCAGACCTCCGTCGTCGACGTCTCCCTCATGTCCGTGGGAGCCTGGGCGTTCGCCCTCGACCTCGGCAACGCCGCGCTCACCGGCGCCAGCAAAACCCCGATCCCGCTCAACCAGACCATGATGAACACGGTCGGGAACCCCACCGTCGGCCACTTCCGCACCTCCGACGGCCGGTGGATCAACTTCACCATGCCCCAGGCGTTCCGCTACTTCGCCGACGTCTGCCACCACCTCGGTCTCGACCACCTCATCGACGACCCCCGCTTCACCACCGCCGAAGCCCTACGCGCCAACGCCGCCGACGCCGGCCAGTACATCGCCGACGCCATCGCCGCGAACACCTTCGCCCACTGGACCGAACACCTCCAGACCATGGAAGGCCCCTGGGCCCCCATCCAGAACCCCCACGACATCCTCAACGACCCCCAGATGCACGCCAACGGCTACCTCACCACCCTCACCGACAGCGAAGGCAAACCCCGCCAACTCGTCACCAACCCCGTCCAGTTCGACAACACACCCCCCCACACCCGCCGCGCCCCCCTCTTCGCCGAACACACCGACACCCTCCTCCACGAACTCGGCCACACCGACGACACCATCATCAAACTCAAAATCGACGGCGCCATCACCTGACAGACCTCTCGCGGCAGATGCCTCGCCACAGATCCCTGGAAAAAGATCCCCCGGAAGAAGGGTCGCCCCGGGAACCGGAACACGTCCGGTTCCTCGCCGAGGCGCGACCACCAGAGGAGCGCACCCCGTGAGCTTCACGATCGATCTCAACGGAAAGACCGCCGTCGTCACCGGTGGCGGGCAGGGCGTGGGGCGGGCGATCTGCCTGTCGTTGGCCACCGCCGGCGCCCGGGTGCTGGTCAACGACTACGTGTCCGACCGGGCCGAGGCGGTCGCCAAGGAGATCACCGAGAGCGGCGGCAACGCGGTGGCCAGTCCCTTCGACGTCTCCGACTACGCG encodes:
- a CDS encoding CaiB/BaiF CoA transferase family protein; protein product: MAGVKMVEVAQFTFTPAAGGVLAEWGADVIKVEHAEAGDAQRGMVNHPKDGTFQPLMDHPNRGKRSIGLDLATPGGYEILLELCRDADVFLTNFLPAARARLHLDVADIRKANPDIIYVRGSAHGQRGPWAEKGGYDGSAFWCRMGSAWGVTPPDSPRVVTMPAGAYGDSTGGMTIAGGIAAALYGRATTGQTSVVDVSLMSVGAWAFALDLGNAALTGASKTPIPLNQTMMNTVGNPTVGHFRTSDGRWINFTMPQAFRYFADVCHHLGLDHLIDDPRFTTAEALRANAADAGQYIADAIAANTFAHWTEHLQTMEGPWAPIQNPHDILNDPQMHANGYLTTLTDSEGKPRQLVTNPVQFDNTPPHTRRAPLFAEHTDTLLHELGHTDDTIIKLKIDGAIT